The following is a genomic window from Paenibacillus thiaminolyticus.
GCGAAGGAATCCGACTTCCTGCAGCTGATTCGGATTGTAGGTATCAATCAGTCTCCGCAGCAGGGAAATCCGCTGCAGCGCGCTGTCATTTTCGATCTGGCTCCACTGCATCGTGACGCCATACTTTTCAGGTGGGAATTGCTTGTACCATTCCTTGTCCTTAATGCGGCTAAGATGATAAATATCGTAGGACCAGTTGTTGTCCTCAATCCCGATCTTATATACTTCATAGATCGATTCATTGCCGAAGTAGACCGAGGTCCACAGCTTCATGCCGGTTGACTTGGTCGCGGCTTCTATTTTGGGCAGAACGTCCTTGGTCATGCGGTCATAGTTCTCCCACCCCTCCTCATAGCTTCGCAAATGCCGGTACAATTCATAATCATTATAGAAAAGGGAGGAAATGCGGACGACATCCTGCATCTTATATTCGATATTATCGCGTATCTGCAGCAAGGTTCCCTGAACATTCATCCTGGTGTGCTTCCGGATCGATTCGTCGTACATGGAGTGGGATACATAGCCGATGACTGACACGGCACTTACGATGAACAGCATATAAGTAAGCATTAATTTATATCCAATCGGCAAGTACCTTCGCCTCGCCTGCTGTGCTTTCATTTCCGCCATCCCCTGTCACGTTTCTCGCTTGCGGTACTCCATCGGCGTCATGCCGTAAGCTTCCTTGAATTGTCTGCTGAAATACGGCAGGTAACGGTAACCGACCTGGTTCGCGATTTCATAGATCTTCATTGAAGGATCGTGCAGCAATTCGCGCGCTCGCTCCATCCGCAGTTGAATCAGCACTTCACTGAACGACTTGCCCGTTTCTTCCTTGAACATATAGCCGAGATAGTTGGGAGAAAAAGAAAATTGATGCGCCACATCCTTGAGGGTGATATTGTCAATCATTCGCTCCTTCATCATTTGCATCATTTCCCGAATCAGTTTATTGTTCTTGGAGCTTGATTTGCTTCGCAAGTGCTCGGATATTTCGAATGTTCTCCGCACGAGCCAAGAGCGAATATCGCTAATCGTATCGAATTGCAGCAAAATATCGAGATTATGAAGCTCCATTCCGAGCATATCGAACAAGTTCTCGCCTCTTGCCTTCAACTGCTGATCCAGCTTCCATATAATAAACATGGCCAGATTATGCACCGTGAATTTGGATCTCAGCATGCTTACGGATTCGAACAATCGCTCGATCTCGTCATAGATACGGACGAGCTCGTATTCGGTCAGGGCATGAAATAAGGCTTCCACGCGCGCATCGAGCTTCCGGGCATCGACCATGCCCGGTTCCCGGCTCACTTCTTCATACATAATCAGCTTGCCCTTGCCCAGGAACATTTTGCCGTCCACAGCTTCCATGGCCTGCTTGCACGATACGTGTAGCTGTTCGAGCGCATGCACCGGCTCGCCGACACCAACCGTCATCGTGAACGGGAAATTGGCTTGGATCGCCTCATACAAGTCATGAATC
Proteins encoded in this region:
- a CDS encoding response regulator, which translates into the protein MYNVLLVDDEMLDLEGMKQFIPWGDLGMKVAAAVNNAFDACEIIEQLPIDIMVSDINMPNMSGLELARRAIEKRADIRVIFVSGYQDFSYVKQALSLKAYSYVLKPMDDNELIAALQKVKQDLENERKRRDVEEAYQRMIPMAKNDLLVRLLEGECEQDYLQEMRKVIQSNGLDQLEWPVRAAVMELDDMNWTQEAVSLSQQMMSKNFLYEVSEIGQKHGMRHVCKLSSHRIALLIDGQRMDALIHDLYEAIQANFPFTMTVGVGEPVHALEQLHVSCKQAMEAVDGKMFLGKGKLIMYEEVSREPGMVDARKLDARVEALFHALTEYELVRIYDEIERLFESVSMLRSKFTVHNLAMFIIWKLDQQLKARGENLFDMLGMELHNLDILLQFDTISDIRSWLVRRTFEISEHLRSKSSSKNNKLIREMMQMMKERMIDNITLKDVAHQFSFSPNYLGYMFKEETGKSFSEVLIQLRMERARELLHDPSMKIYEIANQVGYRYLPYFSRQFKEAYGMTPMEYRKRET